A window from Phaenicophaeus curvirostris isolate KB17595 chromosome 13, BPBGC_Pcur_1.0, whole genome shotgun sequence encodes these proteins:
- the AIFM1 gene encoding apoptosis-inducing factor 1, mitochondrial isoform X2 codes for MFRCRVGGLVRSLRPLSPAPGGRAAAVLPCLHLRCPSRSLTSSGVPGKAGSNLLLYLIVGGTVTGTGAYVYKTLTENKERFTSRVATITTRSQEKESPPSDTDAASRGTAAPGARPEVPSHVPFLLIGGGTAAFAAARSIRARDPGARVLIVSEDPALPYMRPPLSKELWFSDDPNVTETLRFKQWNGKERSIYFQPPSFYVPVRDLPFVENGGVAVLCGKKVVHMDVRGNVVKLSDGTQISYDKCLIATGGTPRNLPALERAGKDVQQRLTLFRKIEDFKSLEKISREVKSITIIGGGFLGSELACALGRRARTRGLEVIQLFPENGNMGKVLPEYLSNWTTEKVRREGVNVMPNAVVKSVSVSGKRLMIKLKDGRKVETDHIVAAVGLEPNVELAKSAGLEVDSDFGGFRVNAELQARSNIWVAGDAACFYDIKLGRRRVEHHDHAVVSGRLAGENMTGAAKPYWHQSMFWSDLGPNVGYEAIGLVDSSLPTVGVFAKATAKDTPKSATEQSGTGIRSESETEAEASEVHISQSVSPTPQVPKQGEDYGKGVIFYLRDKVVVGIVLWNIFNRMPIARKIIKDGEEHDDLNEVAKLFNIHED; via the exons ATGTTCCGCTGCCGCGTGGGGGGCCTGGTGCGCTCCCTGCGCCCGCTCAGCCCCGCGCCGGGGGGCCGCGCCGCCGCAG TTTTGCCATGCCTTCATCTGAGATGCCCTTCTAGATCACTGACGTCCTCAGGTGTTCCTGGCAAAGCTGGCAGCAACCTCTTGTTGTACTTAATTGTGGGAGGAACGGTCACTGGGACAGGAGCTTAT GTGTACAAAACattgacagaaaacaaagagcGATTCACCAGCCGTGTCGCAACAATAACTACGAGATCTCAAGAAAAGGAATCGCCTCCTTCAG ATacagatgctgcttctcggggCACAGCAG CTCCGGGAGCTCGCCCTGAGGTCCCCTCTCACGTTCCTTTCCTGCTGATCGGTGGAGgaactgctgcttttgctgctgccaGATCCATTCGGGCTCGTGACCCTGGTGCCCGG GTGCTGATAGTGTCTGAAGATCCTGCTCTACCCTATATGCGTCCACCTCTTTCCAAAGAACTATGGTTTTCAGATGATCCCAACGTGACAGAGACTCTGCGGTTCAAGCAGTGGAATGGCAAGGAGAGGAG TATCTATTTCCAGCCACCGTCATTCTATGTGCCTGTTCGTGATCTGCCTTTCGTAGAAAATGGTGGAGTAGCAGTTCTCTGTGGCAAGAAG GTTGTGCATATGGATGTTAGAGGCAATGTAGTGAAACTCAGTGATGGTACCCAGATATCCTATGACAAGTGTCTGATTGCCACTG GTGGTACCCCAAGGAACCTTCCTGCCCTTGAAAGAGCCGGGAAGGACGTACAACAAAGGCTGACACTGTTCCGAAAG ATTGAGGACTTcaaaagcctggagaagattTCGCGAGAAGTCAAGTCCATCACAATCATTGGTGGCGGTTTTCTCGGCAGCGAGCTGGCCTGCGCTCTGGGAAGAAGAG ccCGAACCAGAGGCCTGGAGGTGATTCAGCTGTTTCCAGAGAATGGCAATATGGGCAAAGTCTTGCCTGAATATCTGAGCAACTGGACGACAGAGAAAGTCAGAAGAG AGGGTGTTAATGTCATGCCTAACGCTGTGGTCAAGTCTGTCTCTGTCTCCGGCAAGCGGCTGATGATTAAACTGAAAGATGGCCGAAAG GTGGAGACAGATCATATCGTGGCTGCGGTAGGGCTGGAGCCTAATGTGGAATTAGCAAAGTCAGCTGGGCTGGAGGTGGACTCTGACTTCGGAGGGTTCAGGGTGAATGCGGAGCTGCAGGCACGCTCCAATATCTGGGTG GCAGGGGATGCCGCCTGCTTCTACGATATCAAACTAGGCAGGAGACGCGTGGAGCACCACGATCACGCTGTTGTGAGTGGAAGACTAGCGGGAGAAAACATGACAGGAGCAGCGAAGCCCTACTGGCATCAGTCCATGTTCTG GAGCGACCTGGGTCCTAATGTTGGGTATGAAGCCATTGGCCTTGTTGACAGTAGTTTGCCAACAGTAGGAGTCTTCGctaaagcaacagcaaaagaCACACCGAAAAGCGCAACAGAGCAGTCAG GGACCGGGATTCGATCAGAGagtgaaacagaagcagaagccTCAGAAGTTCACATTTCTCAAAGTGTTTCACCAACGCCTCAGGTTCCAAAGCAAGGAGAAGATTATGGCAAAGGTGTCATTTTCTACCTCAGGGATAAAGTTGTGGTAGGAATCGTGTTATGGAACATCTTCAACAGGATGCCTATTGCTCGCAAG atcATCAAAGACGGTGAGGAGCATGATGATCTCAACGAAGTAGCAAAGCTTTTCAACATCCATGAAGACTAG
- the AIFM1 gene encoding apoptosis-inducing factor 1, mitochondrial isoform X1, producing MFRCRVGGLVRSLRPLSPAPGGRAAAGNLWQRWNAPLELQLSRQVASAGTPGGKGDSSVFVLIVGLSTLGAGVYVYKTLTENKERFTSRVATITTRSQEKESPPSDTDAASRGTAAPGARPEVPSHVPFLLIGGGTAAFAAARSIRARDPGARVLIVSEDPALPYMRPPLSKELWFSDDPNVTETLRFKQWNGKERSIYFQPPSFYVPVRDLPFVENGGVAVLCGKKVVHMDVRGNVVKLSDGTQISYDKCLIATGGTPRNLPALERAGKDVQQRLTLFRKIEDFKSLEKISREVKSITIIGGGFLGSELACALGRRARTRGLEVIQLFPENGNMGKVLPEYLSNWTTEKVRREGVNVMPNAVVKSVSVSGKRLMIKLKDGRKVETDHIVAAVGLEPNVELAKSAGLEVDSDFGGFRVNAELQARSNIWVAGDAACFYDIKLGRRRVEHHDHAVVSGRLAGENMTGAAKPYWHQSMFWSDLGPNVGYEAIGLVDSSLPTVGVFAKATAKDTPKSATEQSGTGIRSESETEAEASEVHISQSVSPTPQVPKQGEDYGKGVIFYLRDKVVVGIVLWNIFNRMPIARKIIKDGEEHDDLNEVAKLFNIHED from the exons ATGTTCCGCTGCCGCGTGGGGGGCCTGGTGCGCTCCCTGCGCCCGCTCAGCCCCGCGCCGGGGGGCCGCGCCGCCGCAG GCAACTTGTGGCAGCGCTGGAATGCTCCCCTAGAACTGCAGCTGAGCAGACAAGTGGCGAGCGCTGGCACGCCTGGGGGCAAAGGCGATAGCTCTGTTTTTGTCCTTATTGTGGGCTTGTCAACATTAGGAGCGGGTGTCTAT GTGTACAAAACattgacagaaaacaaagagcGATTCACCAGCCGTGTCGCAACAATAACTACGAGATCTCAAGAAAAGGAATCGCCTCCTTCAG ATacagatgctgcttctcggggCACAGCAG CTCCGGGAGCTCGCCCTGAGGTCCCCTCTCACGTTCCTTTCCTGCTGATCGGTGGAGgaactgctgcttttgctgctgccaGATCCATTCGGGCTCGTGACCCTGGTGCCCGG GTGCTGATAGTGTCTGAAGATCCTGCTCTACCCTATATGCGTCCACCTCTTTCCAAAGAACTATGGTTTTCAGATGATCCCAACGTGACAGAGACTCTGCGGTTCAAGCAGTGGAATGGCAAGGAGAGGAG TATCTATTTCCAGCCACCGTCATTCTATGTGCCTGTTCGTGATCTGCCTTTCGTAGAAAATGGTGGAGTAGCAGTTCTCTGTGGCAAGAAG GTTGTGCATATGGATGTTAGAGGCAATGTAGTGAAACTCAGTGATGGTACCCAGATATCCTATGACAAGTGTCTGATTGCCACTG GTGGTACCCCAAGGAACCTTCCTGCCCTTGAAAGAGCCGGGAAGGACGTACAACAAAGGCTGACACTGTTCCGAAAG ATTGAGGACTTcaaaagcctggagaagattTCGCGAGAAGTCAAGTCCATCACAATCATTGGTGGCGGTTTTCTCGGCAGCGAGCTGGCCTGCGCTCTGGGAAGAAGAG ccCGAACCAGAGGCCTGGAGGTGATTCAGCTGTTTCCAGAGAATGGCAATATGGGCAAAGTCTTGCCTGAATATCTGAGCAACTGGACGACAGAGAAAGTCAGAAGAG AGGGTGTTAATGTCATGCCTAACGCTGTGGTCAAGTCTGTCTCTGTCTCCGGCAAGCGGCTGATGATTAAACTGAAAGATGGCCGAAAG GTGGAGACAGATCATATCGTGGCTGCGGTAGGGCTGGAGCCTAATGTGGAATTAGCAAAGTCAGCTGGGCTGGAGGTGGACTCTGACTTCGGAGGGTTCAGGGTGAATGCGGAGCTGCAGGCACGCTCCAATATCTGGGTG GCAGGGGATGCCGCCTGCTTCTACGATATCAAACTAGGCAGGAGACGCGTGGAGCACCACGATCACGCTGTTGTGAGTGGAAGACTAGCGGGAGAAAACATGACAGGAGCAGCGAAGCCCTACTGGCATCAGTCCATGTTCTG GAGCGACCTGGGTCCTAATGTTGGGTATGAAGCCATTGGCCTTGTTGACAGTAGTTTGCCAACAGTAGGAGTCTTCGctaaagcaacagcaaaagaCACACCGAAAAGCGCAACAGAGCAGTCAG GGACCGGGATTCGATCAGAGagtgaaacagaagcagaagccTCAGAAGTTCACATTTCTCAAAGTGTTTCACCAACGCCTCAGGTTCCAAAGCAAGGAGAAGATTATGGCAAAGGTGTCATTTTCTACCTCAGGGATAAAGTTGTGGTAGGAATCGTGTTATGGAACATCTTCAACAGGATGCCTATTGCTCGCAAG atcATCAAAGACGGTGAGGAGCATGATGATCTCAACGAAGTAGCAAAGCTTTTCAACATCCATGAAGACTAG